The genomic interval TGACCCCCCATATTCGTGACCGCCTCCGCGAGTGCGACGCCCTCATGCTCGAATGCAATCATGACAGCGAGATGCTCCGGCGCGGCCCCTATCCCCCCTTCCTGCGGGCGCGCGTGGCTGGCGACTTCGGGCACCTGGGCAACCACCAGGCGGCGGAATTGGTCTCCTCCCTACCGTGCCGCAGGCTGAGCAGCCTGCTCCTGGCCCACCTGAGTGACAAAAACAATCGCCCGGAACTGGCGCGCCAGGCCCTGCTGGCCGTGGATGCCAGCCTCGCGGATCGCCTCACCCTGGCCGAAGCGGACAGCCCCAGCCCCTGGCTGCCCGTCTAGAAAGGCTAATTCTTTCATCTCATCGCAGCGAGGCCGCCGGCAAGCGGCGAGATCCAGCCCATGAACTATCCGACCATCGAGGACTTTGTCGGCAACACCCCCCTAGTGCGGCTGCAACGATTGCCGGGTGATACCGACAACCGCATCCTGGCCAAGCTGGAAGGTAACAACCCGGCGGGCTCCGTCAAGGATCGCCCGGCCCTGTCTATGATCCGGGGCGCCGAGGAGCGGGGGGACATTCGCCCCGGCGATACCCTGATCGAGGCCACCAGCGGCAATACCGGTATTGCCCTGGCGATGGTGGCGGCCATCAAGGGCTACCGCATGATCCTGATCATGCCGGAGAACATGAGCCTGGAGCGCCGCGCCCTGATGCGCAGCTATGGGGCCGAGATTCGCCTGACCCCCGCCGAAGGGAGCATGGAGGCGGCCATCGACCTGGCCCGCGCCCTGGAGGCGCGGGGCGAAGGCCGCATCCTCGACCAATTCGCCAATCCCGATAACCCCCGCGCCCACTACGAAACCACGGGGCCGGAGATCTGGCGCGATACCCAGGGTGCCGTCACCCACTTCGTAAGCGCCATGGGCACCACCGGCACCATCATGGGGACGAGTCGTTACCTCAAGGAACAAAATCCCGCCATCCAGATCATCGGCGTGCAACCCAAGGAGGGTGCCAAGATCCCCGGGATTCGCCGCTGGCCCGAGGCCTACTTGCCCAGGATCTACGAGCCCGGCCGGGTGGACCGCATTCTGGATGTTACCCAGGAGGAGGCGGAGGACACGACTCGCGCCCTGGCGGAGCGGGAGGGCATCTTCTGCGGTATCTCCTCCGGCGGCTCCCTGGCCGCGGCCCTGACCCTCTCGCGAGAGATCTCGGGAGCTGTCATCGTCGCCATCATCTGCGATCGGGGCGATCGCTATCTATCCACGGGGGTCTTTCCAGCCTGACCGGGTCCGGCGTTGTCTCTATCACGCAACATTACATCTGGCCCCGGCCAAAGTGACCACGAGATGGCTCTCCTATCGCCCCGGGCTTGTCGACCTGATTATAAAAATTCCTCTGATTTATTAGAGGGTAGACTGAGGCACCGTCAGGCTCAATGCCTGCGAGGACTCAAAGTGTAGCATTATGGCAACGTCGTATTTTTGCTGACATCTGGCCCCCGGAACGATTAAAATGACCCGGGGTCAAAAAATTT from Chromatiaceae bacterium carries:
- the cysM gene encoding cysteine synthase CysM — its product is MNYPTIEDFVGNTPLVRLQRLPGDTDNRILAKLEGNNPAGSVKDRPALSMIRGAEERGDIRPGDTLIEATSGNTGIALAMVAAIKGYRMILIMPENMSLERRALMRSYGAEIRLTPAEGSMEAAIDLARALEARGEGRILDQFANPDNPRAHYETTGPEIWRDTQGAVTHFVSAMGTTGTIMGTSRYLKEQNPAIQIIGVQPKEGAKIPGIRRWPEAYLPRIYEPGRVDRILDVTQEEAEDTTRALAEREGIFCGISSGGSLAAALTLSREISGAVIVAIICDRGDRYLSTGVFPA